One genomic region from Lineus longissimus chromosome 6, tnLinLong1.2, whole genome shotgun sequence encodes:
- the LOC135489955 gene encoding uncharacterized protein LOC135489955 encodes MGFAEMMKVIESSQNVNPNKRNVYNKKPISKETNRSTASTAKTNIGDWVTTLKLTNDDYKAGPQLVPVLSGKIGNIPRLKRRGSPDSARTEISMLSISSRGSPALVRERINVRRRRTTRPEKRLDWETFLRARKILIDELLQNDGEDKDADMFLESITSLPSDSIERSSVALDCSQHVPPKIILDKACLSPVIESASKSEAPSPDEVSLPELSSGRNATPTKGHRSLPELNSAKESNHSHAHTQGRDSPTYRFLSSVSPTSMCFSSPCPSLKHNKEGVPDFERHVTLKVRKRILMTTFELNRMTGYGDPDSVYVASADSDWLRFTDEDYSKIPRIPQRFRVAPQLSRVIRQDIRYKTGRPCYRKLKERDLSAFEREKLKEMTEETFKELCIFHWLVDIDEDKFEDVGSEIVEQKDRPKTRSASQRRSSLAYYTQINDSDIFDVGIPM; translated from the coding sequence ATGGGTTTCGCAGAGATGATGAAGGTGATTGAGAGCTCACAGAATGTGAATCCAAACAAGCGAAATGTTTACAACAAGAAACCAATATCAAAGGAGACGAACCGATCGACGGCTTCCACGGCAAAAACAAACATTGGCGACTGGGTCACAACTTTGAAACTGACTAACGATGATTACAAAGCAGGTCCGCAATTGGTTCCTGTTCTCTCGGGAAAGATCGGAAATATTCCGAGGTTGAAACGGAGAGGGAGTCCAGATTCGGCGCGAACAGAAATATCGATGCTCTCAATATCGAGCCGCGGGAGTCCGGCACTAGTCAGGGAGCGGATAAATGTTCGCAGGCGGCGTACGACGCGACCAGAAAAACGTCTGGACTGGGAGACATTTCTCCGAGCGCGGAAAATACTGATAGATGAGTTGCTTCAGAACGATGGTGAAGATAAGGACGCGGATATGTTTTTAGAGTCGATAACGTCATTACCTAGTGACAGCATTGAGAGATCGTCAGTGGCCCTTGACTGTTCTCAACATGTTCCGCCTAAAATCATTTTGGACAAAGCTTGTCTCTCTCCAGTTATCGAATCCGCATCGAAGTCCGAAGCTCCCAGTCCCGATGAGGTTAGTCTACCCGAATTGAGCTCAGGAAGGAATGCGACACCGACCAAAGGGCATAGGAGTTTACCTGAGTTGAACTCCGCTAAAGAATCGAATCATTCACACGCACATACACAAGGCAGGGATTCTCCGACGTACCGTTTCCTGTCTTCCGTGTCTCCGACCAGCATGTGCTTTAGTAGTCCTTGTCCAAGTCTGAAACACAACAAAGAGGGCGTCCCAGATTTTGAGAGGCATGTAACTTTGAAGGTCAGGAAGAGAATCCTCATGACTACATTCGAACTGAATCGAATGACCGGTTACGGTGACCCAGACAGCGTGTACGTAGCATCCGCAGACAGTGACTGGCTAAGGTTTACGGATGAGGATTACTCAAAAATACCAAGGATTCCACAGCGATTCCGGGTAGCTCCGCAACTCAGCAGAGTGATACGACAGGACATCCGGTATAAAACAGGTCGACCTTGCTACAGGAAGTTAAAAGAAAGAGACCTTAGTGCCTTCGAAAGggaaaaattaaaagaaatgACAGAAGAGACATTTAAAGAATTGTGTATTTTTCATTGGTTGGTAGACATCGACGAAGACAAATTTGAAGATGTTGGGTCGGAAATCGTGGAGCAAAAAGATAGACCGAAGACTAGGAGTGCAAGTCAGAGACGAAGTTCTTTGGCTTATTACACCCAAATAAACGACAGTGATATTTTTGACGTTGGTATCCCCATGTAG